Proteins found in one Hippopotamus amphibius kiboko isolate mHipAmp2 chromosome 12, mHipAmp2.hap2, whole genome shotgun sequence genomic segment:
- the FAM83D gene encoding protein FAM83D, which yields MALLSDLDELPAACLSPCGPPNPAELYSEERRLALEELVAGGPDAFAACLRRERLGRFLNPDEVRAILRAAERPGEEGAAAGAEDSFGSSHDCSSGTYFPEQSDLEPPLLELGWPAFYRGAYRGATRVETHFQPRGAGAGGPYGCKDALRQQLRSAREVIAVVMDVFTDIDIFRDLQEISRKQRVAVYILLDQALLSQFLDMCMDLKVHPEEEKLMTVRTITGNIYYARSGTKIVGKVHEKFTLIDGIRVATGSYSFTWTDGKLNSSNLVILSGQVVEHFDLEFRILYAESKPISSKLLSRFRISGKFDHLIDQKPLSKEPTLGNLLRLRLARLSSTPRKAQPGCEEGQAGRGDSEASTISEEDYFSSHRDRPEGRRATDAATQTEPGKETPALSVSDAGTQASVATACAGTQTAVATRVASSQTVVWTTSATTQTDTDESVLSSLGTQSKEGSPVSKMSVSRSSSVRSSSSLSSEGSVASSIGSQTSLRATDLGTPGPPKYWSTPNLDLCFRDSFRNLNKERQFHFAGIRSRLNHMLTMLSRRTLLTENYLSFDSGSFARSSAHLLAVREVTLYPSYQ from the exons ATGGCTCTGCTATCCGACCTGGACGAACTGCCCGCTGCCTGCCTGTCCCCCTGCGGGCCGCCCAACCCTGCCGAGCTGTACAGCGAGGAGCGGCGCTTGGCGCTCGAGGAGCTGGTGGCGGGCGGCCCTGACGCCTTCGCGGCCTGCCTGCGACGCGAGCGCCTCGGCCGCTTCCTGAACCCCGACGAGGTGCGCGCCATCCTGCGCGCGGCCGAGCGGCCCGGCGAGGAGGGCGCGGCGGCGGGGGCCGAGGACTCCTTCGGCTCGTCGCACGACTGCTCGTCCGGCACCTACTTCCCCGAGCAGTCGGACCTGGAGCCGCCGCTGCTGGAGCTCGGCTGGCCCGCCTTCTATCGGGGCGCCTACCGCGGGGCCACGCGCGTCGAGACGCACTTCCAGCCCCGCGGCGCGGGCGCCGGCGGCCCCTACGGCTGCAAGGACGCGCTGCGCCAGCAGCTCCGTTCGGCGCGAGAG GTGATTGCAGTGGTGATGGATGTTTTCACGGACATCGACATCTTCCGAGACCTGCAGGAAATCTCTCGGAAACAGAGAGTTGCTGTCTACATCCTTCTGGACCAGGCTCTGCTCTCTCAGTTTTTGGATATGTGCATGGATCTGAAAGTTCATCCTGAAGAGGAAAAG CTGATGACAGTTCGGACGATTACAGGAAATATTTACTACGCAAGGTCAGGAACTAAAATTGTCGGGAAGGTTCATGAGAAGTTCACACTGATTGATGGCATTCGTGTGGCCACAGGCTCCTACAG TTTTACGTGGACAGATGGCAAATTAAACAGCAGCAACTTGGTCATTCTGTCCGGCCAAGTGGTTGAACACTTTGACCTGGAGTTCCGAATCCTGTACGCAGAGTCAAAGCCCATCAGCTCCAAACTCCTGTCCCGCTTCCGGATCAGTGGCAAGTTTGACCATCTCATCGACCAGAAACCACTGTCCAAGGAGCCCACACTGGGCAACCTGCTGCGGCTGCGGCTGGCCAGGCTCTCGAGCACCCCCAGGAAGGCCCAGCCAGGCTGCGAGGAGGGCCAGGCAGGGCGCGGGGACTCCGAGGCCTCCACCATCAGTGAGGAGGATTACTTCAGCAGCCACAGGGACCGGCCGGAGGGCAGGAGGGCGACCGATGCTGCCACCCAGACGGAGCCAGGAAAGGAGACGCCTGCCCTGAGCGTGAGTGATGCGGGGACACAGGCCAGCGTGGCCACAGCGTGTGCCGGCACCCAGACCGCAGTCGCCACCAGGGTGGCGAGCTCCCAAACCGTGGTCTGGACCACGTCGGCCACCACCCAGACTGACACGGATGAGAGTGTCCTCTCCTCTCTGGGAACCCAGTCTAAGGAAGGGTCCCCAGTATCAAAGATGTCTGTGTCGCGATCCTCCAGTGTGAGGTCTTCCTCCTCTCTGTCCTCCGAAGGCTCTGTGGCCAGCTCCATTGGCTCCCAGACTTCCCTCAGAGCCACTGACCTCGGTACGCCCGGACCCCCCAAGTACTGGAGCACCCCCAACTTGGATCTGTGCTTTAGAGACTCATTCAGAAACTTGAATAAGGAGCGGCAGTTTCACTTTGCTGGAATCAGGTCCCGGCTCAACCACATGCTGACCATGCTTTCAAGGAGAACGTTGCTTACTGAAAACTACCTCAGTTTTGATTCCGGGAGTTTTGCGAGGTCATCAGCGCATTTGCTGGCCGTTAGAGAAGTCACGCTGTACCCCTCCTATCAGTGA